One genomic segment of Chelonoidis abingdonii isolate Lonesome George chromosome 16, CheloAbing_2.0, whole genome shotgun sequence includes these proteins:
- the NKX2-3 gene encoding LOW QUALITY PROTEIN: homeobox protein Nkx-2.3 (The sequence of the model RefSeq protein was modified relative to this genomic sequence to represent the inferred CDS: inserted 2 bases in 1 codon) has protein sequence MMLPSPVTSTPFSVKDILSLEQQEPRYGGPLQQHLEQHFHSAACLLAAADGSRFSDGGEEEEEEEKLSYLSSMAAAESQGDVGLSPENYVHAVLRGSCEPNGPGEELEPAGDRDPKRCALKQQPGAAEKPEEAERPKPRSRRKPRVLFSQAQVFELERRFKQQRYLSAPEREHLASSLKLTSTQVKIWFQNRRYKCKRQRQDKSLEMGPAPPPPRRVAVPVLVRDGKPCLGGSPGYGSPYNAPYSYNGFPPYGYGSSAPYNASYGCNYPAGGAGGQSSCSPGAGAGPFVNMGLGGFGGAVQPXHQGAAGPSCSQGALQGIRAW, from the exons ATGATGTTACCGAGCCCCGTCACCTCCACCCCCTTCTCTGTCAAAGACATCCTCAGCCTGGAGCAGCAGGAGCCGCGCTATGGGGGCccgctgcagcagcacctggagcAGCACTTCCACTCCGCAGCCTGCCTGCTGGCTGCCGCCGACGGCTCCCGCTTCTCGgacgggggggaggaggaggaggaggaggagaagttgtCCTACCTGAGCTCCATGGCCGCGGCGGAGAGCCAAGGAGACGTGGGGCTCTCCCCGGAAAACTACGTGCACGCGGTGCTGCGAGGCTCGTGTGAGCCCAACGGCCCGGGAGAGGAGCTGGAGCCAGCGGGGGATCGGGACCCCA AGCGCTGCGCCCTGAAGCAGCAGCCGGGCGCTGCCGAGAAGCCGGAGGAGGCCGAGAGACCGAAGCCGCGGAGCCGCAGGAAGCCGCGCGTCCTCTTCTCGCAGGCGCAGGTCTTCGAGCTGGAGCGGCGCTTCAAGCAGCAGCGCTACCTGTCGGCACCGGAGCGCgagcacctggccagcagcctcaAGCTCACCTCCACGCAGGTGAAGATCTGGTTCCAGAACCGGCGCTACAAGTGCAAGCGGCAGCGGCAGGACAAGTCGCTGGAGATGGGTCCcgcgccgccgccgccgcgcCGGGTGGCCGTGCCGGTGCTGGTGCGGGACGGGAAGCCCTGCCTGGGGGGCTCGCCGGGCTACGGCTCGCCCTACAACGCGCCCTACTCCTACAACGGCTTCCCCCCCTACGGCTACGGCAGCTCGGCCCCCTACAACGCCAGCTACGGCTGCAACTACCCCGCGGGCGGCGCGGGCGGACAGTCCAGCTGCAGCCCGGGCGCGGGCGCGGGGCCCTTCGTGAACATGGGCCTGGGCGGGTTCGGCGGCGCGGTCCAGCC GCACCAGGGCGCCGCGGggccctcctgcagccagggcGCCCTGCAGGGAATCCGGGCCTGGTAG